One Archangium violaceum genomic window, CGGAGAAGGACACGAGCTGCAGCGAGTAGAGGAATGCCACCGCCGTGCTCCAGGTCGCCAGGAGGGTGGGATTCAGCGCGGCGATGGTGAAGCCGAGCAACAGCCCCTCGCGGTGCGGCTCCTGCTCGGGCTTCGCCTCGTCCCTGAGCTTCCACCGGGCGAAGTGCACCCCGAGCACGGTCAACACCACGGCGCTCAACCCATGAGACACCGGCAGGATGACGGGATACTTCGCGAGGAAGGTCGAGAACCCCCAGAAGGCCACGGCGGCATAGAGCGACACCGCCAACGCGGCCCCGAAGCCGATACGGAGGGCCGCGCCGTAGTGCCTCCGCACGCTCGTGGAGAACACCATCACCGCGATCGGGCCCGCCAGG contains:
- a CDS encoding LysE family translocator; protein product: MSRMNTLITSLVAFAFGFIGSMPLAGPIAVMVFSTSVRRHYGAALRIGFGAALAVSLYAAVAFWGFSTFLAKYPVILPVSHGLSAVVLTVLGVHFARWKLRDEAKPEQEPHREGLLLGFTIAALNPTLLATWSTAVAFLYSLQLVSFSGLLALPFGAAAGVGVASWQLAFVGLIRRYERRFPRHVLTWGVRIMGLLLIAGGVLAGIKFFQEV